The proteins below are encoded in one region of Apodemus sylvaticus chromosome 13, mApoSyl1.1, whole genome shotgun sequence:
- the Timm21 gene encoding mitochondrial import inner membrane translocase subunit Tim21 isoform X1, with product MICGFLRVVQRAEKLHGSLARQLSHFVLSKACFKTQPLRWGLREQKKTVQPRTVLGLTQKTFSTQKSDPQKEDRGKQVSIRRNQREETGVSMSQKVKEGGRDVMYLVVVLLGIGIAGNFLYTIIKELFSSSSPNIIYGKALGKCRIHPEVIGVFGEPVKGFGEMSRRGRRQHVSFVAYVNNGLKRIRVKFYIKGSEPGKQGTVHAEVEEVNPGSGQFEFRYIFVEVTPTRSIIVEDNRSQQS from the exons ATGATTTGTGGTTTTCTACGAGTTGTACAGCGTGCAGAGAAGCTGCACGGGTCCTTGGCCAGGCAGTTGTCACACTTTGTGCTCTCCAAAGCTTGCTTCAAAACTCAGCCTTTGAGATGGGGACTGCGAGAGCAGAAGAAAACAGTGCAACCTAGAACTGTCCTTGGGCTCACCCAGAAAACCTTCTCGACGCAAAAATCAGACCCCCAGAAGGAGGATAGAGGCAAGCAAGTGTCTATCCGCAGAAATCAAAGAGAGGAAACCGGCGTCTCAATGTCTCAGAAAG tgaAAGAAGGCGGGAGAGACGTCATGTACTTGGTAGTGGTGCTCCTTGGAATCGGCATTGCAG GTAACTTCTTATACACAATCATCAAAGAACTGTTTTCTTCATCCAGTCCTAATATCATATACGGGAAAGCCTTGGGAAAATGCAGAATCCATCCTGAG GTGATTGGTGTATTTGGTGAGCCTGTGAAAGGCTTCGGGGAAATGTCGAGACGTGGGCGAAGACAGCATGTCAG CTTTGTCGCATATGTAAACAATGGGCTAAAGCGCATCCGTGTGAAATTCTACATTAAGGGCTCTGAACCAGGGAAGCAAGGAACCGTACATGCAGAAGTGGAAGAAGTG AACCCAGGGAGTGGCCAGTTTGAATTTCGATATATATTTGTGGAAGTGACTCCTACAAGATCTATTATTGTTGAAGATAACCGTTCCCAACAAAGTTAA
- the Timm21 gene encoding mitochondrial import inner membrane translocase subunit Tim21 isoform X2, giving the protein MICGFLRVVQRAEKLHGSLARQLSHFVLSKACFKTQPLRWGLREQKKTVQPRTVLGLTQKTFSTQKSDPQKEDRGKQVSIRRNQREETGVSMSQKGNFLYTIIKELFSSSSPNIIYGKALGKCRIHPEVIGVFGEPVKGFGEMSRRGRRQHVSFVAYVNNGLKRIRVKFYIKGSEPGKQGTVHAEVEEVNPGSGQFEFRYIFVEVTPTRSIIVEDNRSQQS; this is encoded by the exons ATGATTTGTGGTTTTCTACGAGTTGTACAGCGTGCAGAGAAGCTGCACGGGTCCTTGGCCAGGCAGTTGTCACACTTTGTGCTCTCCAAAGCTTGCTTCAAAACTCAGCCTTTGAGATGGGGACTGCGAGAGCAGAAGAAAACAGTGCAACCTAGAACTGTCCTTGGGCTCACCCAGAAAACCTTCTCGACGCAAAAATCAGACCCCCAGAAGGAGGATAGAGGCAAGCAAGTGTCTATCCGCAGAAATCAAAGAGAGGAAACCGGCGTCTCAATGTCTCAGAAAG GTAACTTCTTATACACAATCATCAAAGAACTGTTTTCTTCATCCAGTCCTAATATCATATACGGGAAAGCCTTGGGAAAATGCAGAATCCATCCTGAG GTGATTGGTGTATTTGGTGAGCCTGTGAAAGGCTTCGGGGAAATGTCGAGACGTGGGCGAAGACAGCATGTCAG CTTTGTCGCATATGTAAACAATGGGCTAAAGCGCATCCGTGTGAAATTCTACATTAAGGGCTCTGAACCAGGGAAGCAAGGAACCGTACATGCAGAAGTGGAAGAAGTG AACCCAGGGAGTGGCCAGTTTGAATTTCGATATATATTTGTGGAAGTGACTCCTACAAGATCTATTATTGTTGAAGATAACCGTTCCCAACAAAGTTAA